The following proteins are co-located in the Pseudomonas antarctica genome:
- a CDS encoding methyl-accepting chemotaxis protein, giving the protein MKFASDITEQVTTLRTAADSAHSTSVQNDACARKGSEVVQQTVQIIEEISSDLNQAAQSIDAVNKQSDIIGAIVQTIRSIAEQTNMLALNAAIEAARAGEHGRGFAVVADEVRSLAARTSQATEEIVEVVRKNHDLSLSAVSSMQSSLSRTGLGVELANEAGQVILEIQEGSRHVVDAISQFNSTLQLQ; this is encoded by the coding sequence GTGAAGTTCGCCAGCGACATCACCGAGCAGGTCACCACCCTGCGCACCGCCGCCGATTCGGCCCACTCCACCTCGGTACAAAACGACGCCTGCGCGCGCAAGGGCTCGGAGGTGGTGCAGCAAACCGTGCAGATCATTGAAGAGATTTCCAGCGACCTGAATCAGGCGGCCCAAAGCATCGACGCGGTCAACAAACAGTCGGACATCATCGGCGCCATCGTGCAGACCATTCGTAGCATTGCCGAACAAACCAATATGCTCGCGCTCAACGCGGCGATTGAAGCGGCGCGGGCCGGTGAGCATGGGCGTGGGTTTGCGGTGGTGGCCGACGAAGTGCGCAGCCTCGCCGCGCGCACCAGCCAGGCAACGGAGGAGATTGTGGAGGTGGTGCGCAAGAACCACGACCTGTCGCTGAGCGCGGTATCGAGCATGCAGTCGAGCCTGAGCCGCACAGGGCTGGGGGTGGAACTGGCGAATGAGGCGGGGCAGGTGATCCTGGAGATTCAGGAAGGGTCACGGCATGTGGTGGATGCGATCAGCCAGTTCAACTCGACCCTGCAATTGCAGTAG
- a CDS encoding LysR family transcriptional regulator, translating to MMNLMHWRLLVAVADHGSITAAAEKVGMTQSAASQAMATMEAALGAQLFTREPRKTLPTTLGISVIEHARVMMGALQAIRTTVDESRPLLRGSIRIASFPMVLATFLTPLLQRFRQLNPGIEITTLDVTDSEVHTLLDADLIDLGVVLNPEPARNATVLGRDFWMAVLPINHPIAQRPADATVSLEELLQQPFVLATGGCTANARSLATLAGLTLRDIRVEVREWSSAYSLVREGVGVTLVPQMALPAPHNGLRVMPLSVPLHREFALVGSPTRSPSAAVSALLKMLAD from the coding sequence ATGATGAACCTGATGCACTGGCGTTTGCTGGTGGCCGTGGCCGACCACGGCAGCATCACGGCAGCCGCCGAAAAGGTAGGCATGACCCAGTCCGCTGCCAGCCAAGCCATGGCAACCATGGAGGCAGCATTGGGTGCGCAACTGTTCACCCGTGAACCGCGCAAGACCTTGCCTACCACCCTGGGGATCAGTGTGATTGAGCACGCGCGGGTGATGATGGGCGCGTTACAGGCGATTCGTACCACCGTGGATGAGTCTCGGCCGCTGCTGCGTGGGAGCATTCGCATTGCCAGTTTTCCCATGGTGCTGGCGACCTTTCTGACACCGTTGCTGCAACGTTTTCGTCAGTTGAACCCGGGTATCGAGATCACCACCCTGGATGTCACCGACAGCGAAGTGCACACCTTGCTCGACGCCGACCTGATCGACCTGGGCGTGGTGCTCAACCCCGAGCCCGCGCGCAACGCCACGGTATTGGGGCGCGACTTTTGGATGGCCGTGCTGCCGATCAACCATCCCATCGCGCAGCGCCCGGCCGATGCCACGGTGTCGCTTGAGGAATTGCTCCAGCAACCCTTCGTGCTGGCCACCGGTGGCTGTACCGCCAATGCCCGCAGCCTGGCGACATTGGCGGGGCTGACCCTGCGTGATATCCGCGTGGAAGTGCGCGAATGGAGCAGCGCCTATAGCCTGGTGCGCGAAGGCGTCGGCGTCACACTGGTGCCTCAAATGGCCTTGCCGGCCCCGCACAACGGCCTGCGTGTGATGCCGTTGAGCGTCCCGCTGCACCGCGAATTTGCCTTGGTCGGCTCGCCAACCCGTTCACCCTCAGCCGCCGTCAGCGCATTGTTAAAAATGCTGGCTGATTAG
- the gstA gene encoding glutathione transferase GstA, which produces MKLYFSPNACSLAPHIVLRELALPFDLVRVDNQAKTTADGDDFLQINPKGYVAALQLDNGEVLTEASAILQYLADLKPAAHLAPANGSWERVRLQEWLNFIASEIHGGLAIFFNGAIQGDVRAMFVAKVYKRFAILVQTLERQDYLLGAQYSVADAYLFVVLRWAGFHAIDLQQWPALAAFQQRIGERQTVIAALAAEA; this is translated from the coding sequence ATGAAACTGTACTTTTCCCCCAATGCCTGTTCTCTCGCCCCCCATATCGTGTTGCGCGAATTGGCCTTGCCATTCGACCTGGTGCGGGTCGATAACCAGGCTAAAACCACGGCCGACGGCGACGATTTCCTGCAGATCAACCCAAAGGGCTACGTGGCGGCGCTGCAACTGGACAATGGCGAAGTGCTGACCGAGGCCAGTGCGATCCTGCAATACCTGGCCGACCTGAAACCCGCCGCGCACCTGGCCCCGGCCAATGGCAGTTGGGAGCGCGTGCGCTTGCAGGAGTGGCTGAACTTTATCGCCAGCGAGATTCATGGCGGGCTGGCGATTTTCTTCAACGGCGCGATTCAGGGCGATGTGCGGGCGATGTTCGTGGCCAAGGTATACAAGCGTTTTGCGATTCTGGTGCAGACCCTGGAGCGCCAGGATTATCTCCTGGGCGCGCAGTACTCGGTGGCAGATGCGTACCTGTTCGTGGTGCTGCGCTGGGCGGGGTTTCACGCTATCGACCTGCAACAGTGGCCGGCGCTGGCTGCGTTTCAGCAGCGGATTGGCGAGCGGCAAACAGTTATCGCGGCCCTGGCCGCCGAAGCCTGA
- a CDS encoding aliphatic sulfonate ABC transporter substrate-binding protein, translating to MLKVLAAVVLSLVAGHVLAAEPSTLRIGYQKSSVSMVLAREHKLFEEALPGTQVQWVEFLGGPPLIEALNGGSLDIGNIGDIPPIFAQAAGIDLQYFAVEPNDGKTEAVLVPQTSTIQHVAELKGKRVALLKGSSAHNLFLKSLLRAGLQWKDVNVVYLSPSDGRAAFEQGKVDAWVVWDPYYSAAVVDGSARVLGDGQGLNPAGSFFVVSSPFARQHPHAIAAIIKTLAKAQRLSLDQPEQSIALMAKTLGLPPAVVKSYFEHRSPAPIRPLEAIDIANQQRTADLFFANGLIPKKVDVQQIVLKAP from the coding sequence ATGCTGAAAGTCCTCGCTGCGGTCGTTCTCTCGCTGGTTGCCGGTCACGTGTTGGCAGCCGAACCCTCCACGTTGCGCATCGGTTACCAGAAAAGCTCGGTGAGCATGGTGCTGGCCCGTGAGCACAAACTCTTCGAAGAGGCGTTGCCTGGCACCCAGGTGCAGTGGGTCGAATTCCTCGGTGGCCCGCCGCTGATCGAAGCGTTGAACGGTGGCAGCCTGGACATCGGCAATATCGGTGACATCCCGCCGATCTTTGCCCAGGCCGCTGGCATTGATTTGCAGTACTTCGCCGTCGAGCCGAACGACGGCAAGACCGAAGCGGTATTGGTGCCTCAAACCAGCACGATTCAGCACGTGGCCGAACTCAAGGGTAAGCGTGTGGCGCTGCTCAAAGGCTCCAGCGCACACAACCTGTTCCTCAAAAGCCTGCTGCGCGCCGGCTTGCAATGGAAGGATGTGAATGTGGTGTACCTGTCGCCCTCCGACGGCCGCGCCGCGTTTGAGCAAGGTAAGGTGGACGCCTGGGTGGTGTGGGACCCGTACTACTCGGCCGCGGTAGTGGACGGCTCGGCCCGCGTATTGGGGGACGGCCAGGGCCTTAATCCGGCCGGCAGTTTCTTTGTGGTCAGCAGCCCGTTTGCCCGGCAGCACCCGCACGCCATCGCCGCGATTATCAAAACCCTGGCCAAGGCGCAGCGTCTGTCCCTGGACCAACCCGAGCAAAGCATCGCGTTGATGGCCAAGACCCTGGGCCTGCCACCGGCCGTGGTCAAAAGCTACTTCGAACACCGCTCGCCCGCGCCGATTCGCCCATTGGAAGCCATCGACATCGCTAACCAGCAGCGCACTGCCGACCTGTTCTTCGCCAACGGCCTGATCCCGAAAAAGGTCGATGTGCAGCAAATCGTGCTCAAGGCGCCATAG
- a CDS encoding ABC transporter substrate-binding protein — MRNLKNLLGGSLLALAVLTQPTQAAEAVKPIHFGDITWESGSLITEVLRLIVEKGYGLPTDTLPGSTVSLEAALAKDDIQVIGEEWAGRSPAWVKAEAEGKVFGLGDTVKGATEGWWVPEYVIKGDAERGIKPLAPDLKSVADLARYKDVFRDPEDPSKGRFLNSPTGWTSEIVNSQKLKAYGLTDTFVNFRTGSGAALDAEVASSIRRGKPVLFYYWSPTPLLGRFKLIKLDEPPFNADAWKTLADANNPHPIGTRSMPAHLAIGVSAPFKAQHPQLVTFFEKVDLPIDLLNGILAQMSEKREPPRQVALAFLKEQPQVWQQWVPADVAAKVKGAL, encoded by the coding sequence ATGAGAAACCTAAAAAACCTGCTCGGTGGCTCGCTGCTGGCGCTCGCTGTTCTGACACAGCCAACCCAGGCCGCCGAAGCGGTCAAACCGATCCACTTCGGTGACATCACCTGGGAAAGCGGCAGCCTGATCACCGAAGTGCTGCGCCTGATCGTCGAGAAAGGCTACGGCTTGCCCACTGACACTTTGCCCGGCAGCACCGTGAGCCTGGAAGCCGCCCTGGCCAAGGACGATATTCAGGTGATTGGTGAAGAGTGGGCCGGGCGCAGTCCGGCGTGGGTTAAGGCCGAAGCCGAAGGCAAAGTCTTCGGCTTGGGCGACACGGTCAAAGGCGCCACCGAAGGCTGGTGGGTGCCCGAATACGTGATCAAGGGCGATGCCGAGCGCGGCATCAAACCCCTGGCGCCGGACCTCAAATCAGTGGCCGATCTGGCGCGCTACAAGGATGTGTTCCGCGACCCCGAAGACCCAAGCAAAGGCCGCTTCCTCAACAGCCCCACCGGCTGGACCTCGGAAATCGTCAACAGCCAGAAGCTCAAGGCCTATGGCCTGACCGACACCTTCGTCAACTTCCGCACCGGCTCCGGTGCGGCGCTGGATGCCGAAGTGGCGTCGTCGATCCGCCGCGGCAAACCGGTGTTGTTCTACTACTGGTCGCCGACCCCACTGCTCGGTCGTTTCAAGCTGATCAAGCTGGATGAACCGCCGTTCAACGCCGACGCCTGGAAAACCCTGGCCGACGCCAACAACCCGCACCCCATCGGCACCCGCTCGATGCCGGCGCACCTGGCGATTGGCGTGTCGGCGCCGTTCAAGGCGCAGCACCCGCAACTGGTCACGTTCTTTGAGAAAGTCGACCTGCCGATCGACCTGCTCAACGGCATCCTCGCGCAGATGAGCGAGAAGCGTGAGCCGCCGCGCCAAGTCGCGCTGGCGTTCCTCAAAGAGCAGCCGCAAGTCTGGCAACAGTGGGTGCCAGCGGATGTGGCGGCCAAGGTCAAGGGAGCGCTCTGA
- a CDS encoding sigma-70 family RNA polymerase sigma factor: MSGADISHSDYVGGLFRSHYDWLCSRLHRHLDSRAHAEDIAADTFTQLLSAPGVLPIRQPRALLTTIALRLMYQLWRRRDLERAYLDALANDETCTAPSPEDLAQIFQALQAIDQLLDGLPAKVKATFLLSQLNGLTYPEITAELGISQRSVSDYMARAFNRCLRLGLE; this comes from the coding sequence ATGTCCGGCGCCGATATTTCTCACAGCGATTACGTGGGCGGATTGTTCCGCAGTCATTACGACTGGCTGTGCAGCCGTTTGCACCGTCACCTCGATTCGCGTGCACACGCCGAAGACATCGCCGCCGATACCTTTACCCAGCTCCTGAGTGCGCCGGGCGTGCTGCCGATCCGACAGCCCCGCGCCTTGCTCACCACCATCGCACTGCGCCTGATGTACCAATTGTGGCGGCGCCGTGACCTGGAGCGCGCCTACCTCGATGCCCTGGCTAACGACGAAACTTGCACCGCGCCGTCTCCCGAAGACCTCGCGCAAATATTCCAAGCCCTGCAAGCCATTGACCAGTTGCTCGACGGCTTGCCGGCCAAGGTCAAGGCGACCTTCCTGCTGTCGCAACTCAATGGCCTGACCTACCCAGAGATCACCGCCGAACTGGGGATTTCCCAGCGCTCGGTCAGCGACTACATGGCCCGTGCGTTCAACCGTTGCCTGCGGCTGGGCCTGGAATGA